Proteins from a genomic interval of Gossypium hirsutum isolate 1008001.06 chromosome A09, Gossypium_hirsutum_v2.1, whole genome shotgun sequence:
- the LOC107899050 gene encoding guanine nucleotide-binding protein subunit beta-like protein, with the protein MAVSEGLVLRGTMRAHTDMVTAIATPIDNSDMIVTSSRDKSIILWHLTKDEKTYGVARRRLTGHSHFVQDVVLSSDSQFALSGSWDGELRLWDLSAGTSARRFVGHTKDVLSVAFSIDNRQIVSASRDRTIKLWNTLGECKYTIQEGDAHTDWVSCVRFSPNTLQPTIVSASWDKTVKVWNLTNCKIRNTLAGHTGYVNTVAVSPDGSLCASGGKDGVILLWDLAEGKKLYSLEAGAVIHSLCFSPNRYWLCAATEQSIKIWDLESKSVVEDLKVDLKAEAETSAATDNANKKKVIYCTSLNWSADGSTLFSGYTDGVIRVWGIGRY; encoded by the exons ATGGCAGTCTCCGAGGGATTGGTTCTCCGCGGCACCATGCGAGCCCACACCGATATGGTCACTGCCATCGCCACTCCCATTGATAACTCCGACATGATCGTCACTTCCTCACGTGACAAATCCATCATCCTTTGGCACTTAACCAAAGACGAAAAAACCTACGGCGTCGCGCGTCGTCGTCTCACCGGCCACTCTCATTTCGTCCAAGATGTTGTCCTCTCCTCAGATTCCCAGTTTGCTCTCTCCGGTTCCTGGGATGGTGAGCTTCGTCTATGGGACTTAAGCGCAGGAACTTCCGCTCGTCGTTTCGTTGGCCACACCAAAGATGTGCTTTCCGTTGCCTTTTCAATTGACAACCGTCAGATCGTCTCAGCTTCTCGTGATCGAACTATCAAGCTTTGGAATACCCTTGGAGAATGCAAATACACTATCCAAGAGGGCGATGCTCATACAGATTGGGTAAGCTGTGTTCGTTTCAGCCCAAATACTCTTCAACCCACCATCGTTTCGGCTTCCTGGGATAAGACCGTGAAAGTTTGGAACTTGACTAACTGCAAGATTCGTAACACATTGGCCGGACACACTGGTTATGTGAACACGGTGGCGGTTTCGCCTGATGGTTCTTTATGTGCTAGTGGAGGCAAAGATGGGGTGATTCTGTTGTGGGATTTAGCTGAAGGAAAGAAGCTTTACAGCCTCGAAGCTGGTGCCGTAATTCACTCGCTTTGCTTTAGTCCTAATAGGTACTGGCTTTGTGCTGCAACGGAGCAGAGTATCAAGATCTGGGATTTGGAAAGCAAGAGCGTAGTCGAAGACTTGAAGGTTGACCTCAAGGCCGAGGCTGAGACATCTGCAGCCACCGACAACGCAAACAAAAAGAAG GTGATATATTGCACAAGCTTGAACTGGAGTGCAGATGGAAGCACCTTGTTTAGTGGGTATACAGATGGTGTTATCAGAGTTTGGGGAATTGGTCGTTATTAA